One window from the genome of Lentibacillus daqui encodes:
- a CDS encoding ParA family protein translates to MNKTIAIANQKGGVGKTTSSVNLSACLASFDKKVLLVDIDPQGNATSGLGVNKADMDQCVYNVLVEDLPAEEVCVPTNVENLDIIPATIQLAGAEIELVPTISREIRLKKALDSLKENYDYIIIDCPPSLGLLTINALTSADTVMIPVQCEYYALEGLSQLLNTIRLVQKHLNKELMIEGVLLTMLDARTNLGIQVIEEVKKYFQDKVYKSIIPRNIRLGEAPSYGQPIITYDPKSRGAEVYLELAKEVMSSGERVR, encoded by the coding sequence ATGAATAAAACAATCGCCATCGCAAACCAAAAGGGTGGTGTAGGAAAAACAACATCTTCAGTTAATTTAAGTGCTTGCCTGGCGTCGTTTGATAAAAAAGTGTTATTGGTTGATATTGATCCGCAGGGAAATGCTACAAGTGGATTAGGTGTAAATAAGGCCGATATGGATCAATGTGTATATAATGTGCTTGTTGAAGACCTGCCTGCCGAGGAAGTTTGTGTTCCAACAAATGTTGAAAACTTGGATATAATCCCTGCCACCATTCAACTTGCTGGCGCAGAAATTGAATTAGTCCCAACTATATCCCGTGAAATTCGCTTAAAAAAAGCATTGGACAGTCTAAAGGAAAATTATGATTATATCATTATTGATTGCCCGCCATCATTAGGGTTGTTGACGATAAATGCCCTCACATCTGCGGACACAGTAATGATTCCGGTGCAATGTGAATATTACGCTTTGGAAGGACTTAGTCAATTGTTAAATACGATCCGTTTGGTACAGAAACATTTGAACAAGGAATTGATGATTGAAGGCGTTTTGTTGACGATGCTGGATGCCAGGACCAATTTGGGTATTCAGGTTATTGAAGAAGTGAAAAAGTACTTCCAGGACAAAGTATACAAGTCGATTATTCCAAGGAACATACGATTAGGTGAAGCCCCTAGTTACGGACAGCCGATCATTACGTATGATCCGAAATCAAGAGGTGCAGAAGTATATCTTGAATTAGCGAAGGAAGTGATGAGTAGTGGCGAGAGGGTTAGGTAA
- the noc gene encoding nucleoid occlusion protein, giving the protein MLRIFGLGDKSNSEPEEETYRPDEVIQIPVKNIGPNRFQPRSVFDEEKIQELAQTIHTHGMIQPIIVRKVDEDSYELIAGERRWRAIQTLEWEKAPVIIREMTDAETASVALIENLQREELTVIEEATAYAKLLELHSLTQEALAQRLGKNQSTIANKLRLLKLPESVQTALMEKTITERHARALIKVKDPEQQEKLLEEILDKDLNVKQTEERIKKLNDSTESKKKKRPKLKGVNKDIRIAMNTIRQSLNMVSDTGIDVETDEEDLDEYYQITIKIPKKKE; this is encoded by the coding sequence ATGTTGCGTATTTTTGGGTTGGGGGATAAATCCAATTCAGAACCAGAAGAAGAGACATATCGTCCAGACGAGGTTATTCAGATTCCTGTTAAAAATATCGGGCCGAATCGCTTTCAGCCGAGATCCGTGTTTGATGAAGAAAAAATACAAGAATTGGCACAAACCATTCATACACATGGAATGATTCAGCCAATTATCGTCAGGAAAGTAGATGAAGATTCATATGAACTAATCGCCGGAGAACGAAGATGGCGTGCGATCCAAACGTTGGAGTGGGAAAAGGCGCCGGTAATTATTCGGGAAATGACCGATGCGGAGACTGCTTCCGTTGCCTTGATTGAGAACCTGCAGCGGGAGGAACTGACAGTTATTGAAGAAGCAACAGCGTATGCCAAATTATTGGAACTTCATTCATTAACACAAGAGGCCTTGGCGCAACGGTTGGGTAAAAATCAATCAACAATTGCGAATAAATTAAGACTGTTGAAGTTACCCGAAAGTGTACAAACAGCATTAATGGAAAAAACAATTACCGAACGGCATGCACGGGCATTAATCAAAGTGAAGGATCCGGAACAGCAGGAAAAACTACTTGAAGAAATTTTGGACAAGGATCTCAATGTCAAACAAACTGAAGAACGGATTAAAAAATTAAATGATTCAACAGAAAGTAAAAAGAAAAAGCGACCAAAATTAAAAGGCGTTAATAAAGACATTCGAATTGCTATGAATACCATTCGGCAATCATTAAATATGGTTTCTGATACTGGAATTGATGTGGAGACAGACGAAGAAGATTTGGACGAATATTATCAGATCACCATTAAGATTCCCAAAAAGAAAGAGTAA
- a CDS encoding aminotransferase class V-fold PLP-dependent enzyme, producing MIYFDQAASSFPKSPEVTNAMIKAVEVYGANPGRSGHQLARKASEKINQTREKAASLFGLQDPKRALFYINATVAINQAIKGLSWQKGDHVVTTSFEHNSIRRPLEYIKRTYGVSVTYVPWRGNSKTFIEDVCHAIQPKTKLIAMTHASNVTGTIIPLHKIMTFAKNSGILTLVDASQTAGHVPINMEEMGIDMLAFPGHKGLLGPQGTGMLLVQTGIELEPIHHGGTGNFSEAITQPDQWPEHLESGTLNTPGIAGLFAALLAYEQRKTNNVPRETLLAKQLYQELKKIPGVLLYGPTDQEERIPIVAFNVLHVPSQEIAMILDSHYDIAVRAGLHCSPLTHEMMGTTNMGVVRASLGYYNTEKEVDTFIQAITDIVAAYEDI from the coding sequence ATGATTTATTTTGATCAAGCGGCATCATCATTTCCTAAGTCACCGGAAGTAACCAATGCGATGATAAAGGCAGTCGAGGTTTACGGAGCCAATCCGGGAAGAAGCGGGCATCAACTCGCACGAAAAGCATCAGAAAAAATTAATCAAACAAGAGAAAAGGCAGCTTCCTTGTTTGGACTGCAGGATCCAAAACGGGCATTGTTCTATATTAATGCGACTGTTGCAATTAATCAAGCAATTAAAGGATTGTCTTGGCAAAAAGGTGATCATGTAGTCACAACTTCATTTGAACATAATTCCATACGCAGACCGCTTGAATACATAAAAAGAACATATGGTGTATCAGTCACCTATGTACCTTGGAGAGGAAATAGTAAAACATTTATAGAAGATGTTTGTCATGCAATACAACCAAAGACGAAATTAATTGCCATGACGCATGCATCAAACGTCACCGGCACAATAATTCCACTGCACAAAATAATGACCTTTGCTAAAAACAGTGGGATTTTAACATTAGTGGATGCCTCACAAACAGCAGGGCATGTACCTATAAACATGGAGGAAATGGGAATCGACATGTTAGCTTTTCCTGGACATAAAGGGTTATTAGGCCCTCAAGGAACTGGCATGTTACTTGTACAAACGGGAATTGAATTAGAACCGATTCATCATGGTGGAACAGGCAATTTTTCTGAAGCCATCACTCAACCGGATCAATGGCCGGAACATCTGGAAAGTGGAACATTAAATACTCCAGGCATTGCTGGGCTTTTCGCAGCTTTATTAGCCTATGAACAACGAAAAACCAACAATGTTCCACGTGAAACATTGTTGGCGAAACAACTTTATCAGGAACTAAAAAAAATACCAGGTGTATTACTATATGGCCCAACAGACCAGGAAGAAAGAATACCAATTGTGGCCTTTAATGTCTTGCATGTGCCTTCACAGGAAATTGCTATGATCCTAGATTCACATTACGATATTGCGGTACGGGCAGGGTTACATTGCAGTCCGCTAACTCATGAAATGATGGGAACAACCAATATGGGAGTTGTTCGGGCGAGCCTAGGCTATTATAATACGGAAAAAGAAGTTGATACGTTTATTCAGGCAATCACAGATATTGTAGCAGCATACGAAGATATTTAG
- a CDS encoding ParB/RepB/Spo0J family partition protein, whose translation MARGLGKGINALFPKVEEDDKANIQEIPINECRPNPYQPRKTFHADAIEELKESILQHGIIQPLIVRESIKGYEIVVGERRFRAAKEAGLSTIPVIVKELTDEKMMELALLENLQREDLTPIEEAQAYANLMNELNITQEVLSQRLGKSRSHIANIVRLLSLPDQVIAYINNGELSMGHGRALLGLKDKTKLIPMVKKIRNEKLNVRQVEQLIIQLNKKPEPKKEKPKKDIFLKERESILQDRFGTSVTIQRGKRKGKIEIEFYSDEDLERIIETMDYK comes from the coding sequence GTGGCGAGAGGGTTAGGTAAAGGTATTAATGCGCTTTTCCCCAAGGTAGAGGAAGATGATAAAGCGAACATTCAAGAGATTCCGATTAACGAATGCAGGCCCAATCCTTATCAACCTAGAAAAACATTTCATGCAGACGCAATTGAAGAATTGAAAGAATCGATACTTCAACATGGAATCATTCAGCCATTAATCGTTCGTGAAAGTATCAAAGGCTACGAAATTGTTGTTGGTGAAAGACGCTTTCGTGCTGCAAAAGAGGCAGGACTTTCCACAATCCCGGTTATCGTTAAAGAATTAACTGATGAAAAGATGATGGAGCTTGCATTATTGGAAAACCTGCAGCGTGAAGATTTGACACCAATAGAGGAAGCCCAAGCATACGCTAATTTGATGAATGAATTAAACATCACCCAGGAAGTTTTATCCCAGCGGCTAGGCAAAAGCAGATCACATATCGCCAACATTGTCCGTTTACTTTCATTGCCGGATCAAGTCATTGCGTATATTAATAATGGTGAACTATCAATGGGACACGGACGGGCATTGTTAGGATTAAAGGACAAGACCAAGTTGATCCCAATGGTAAAAAAAATCCGCAATGAAAAACTAAATGTTCGTCAGGTTGAACAATTAATTATTCAATTAAATAAAAAGCCGGAACCCAAAAAGGAAAAACCCAAAAAGGATATTTTTCTAAAAGAACGGGAATCTATATTACAAGATCGCTTTGGAACATCGGTTACCATTCAACGAGGAAAACGAAAGGGCAAGATCGAAATTGAATTTTATTCGGATGAAGATCTGGAACGAATTATCGAAACAATGGATTATAAATAG
- the yyaC gene encoding spore protease YyaC: protein MNLKKQLKTKNDVFRMDYTDPDLLEIMGEKLISWLPKFPHEYVIVCIGTDRSTGDALGPLIGSFFTELRPRHMTVYGTLKKPVHAANLHDYVRHIERRHRCPFIIAIDACLGKSRSVGSIVTGVGPIKPGAAMNKQLPEIGNIYITGVVNVSGFEIGNIYITGVVNVSGFMEYSVLQNTRLSIVIDMAKKVTAILDQIDRQLTHGRKLPAMISQKNIASSKIDI from the coding sequence ATGAATCTAAAAAAGCAGTTAAAAACAAAAAATGATGTTTTCAGGATGGACTATACAGATCCTGATTTACTTGAAATAATGGGTGAGAAACTCATTTCATGGCTTCCCAAGTTCCCGCATGAATATGTCATTGTCTGTATCGGCACTGACCGTTCTACAGGAGATGCACTTGGTCCATTAATCGGTAGTTTTTTTACCGAATTAAGGCCACGACATATGACGGTATATGGAACATTGAAAAAGCCGGTACATGCTGCAAATCTCCATGATTATGTTCGACATATTGAGCGCCGCCATCGTTGTCCGTTTATTATCGCGATTGATGCCTGTTTGGGAAAGAGCCGTTCAGTAGGATCCATTGTTACTGGTGTTGGGCCAATTAAGCCTGGGGCAGCCATGAATAAACAACTGCCGGAAATCGGGAATATCTATATAACTGGTGTGGTAAATGTGAGTGGTTTTGAAATCGGGAATATCTATATAACTGGTGTGGTAAATGTGAGTGGTTTTATGGAGTATTCAGTCCTGCAAAATACAAGGTTATCCATTGTTATTGATATGGCGAAGAAGGTAACCGCCATATTGGATCAAATTGATCGCCAGTTGACACATGGTCGAAAACTCCCCGCCATGATTTCACAAAAAAACATCGCCTCATCGAAAATTGATATTTGA
- a CDS encoding DUF554 domain-containing protein, with protein sequence MALLGTIINGICIIIGSLIGLLFTKIPERYKETVMQGIGLAVILIGLQMAFEADVIIIVLLSLLSGAIIGEWLHIEEGLNRLGAWIGSKFTSSGDDFSIAQGFITASLIFGIGAMSVIGALDSGIRGDHEILITKGIIDGFVALVLTTTLGFGVIFSVIPVLVYEGSIALLATQIENWLPKAFLDGFIIELTAVGGLMIVAIGLNLLKLTSIRIGNLLPALVTVGIVFYIYQLF encoded by the coding sequence ATGGCTTTACTAGGCACTATCATAAATGGGATATGCATTATTATTGGCAGTTTAATTGGATTGTTATTCACCAAAATACCGGAACGTTATAAAGAAACCGTTATGCAGGGGATTGGACTTGCCGTTATCCTGATTGGTTTACAAATGGCTTTTGAAGCAGATGTGATTATTATTGTACTGCTCAGCCTGTTGAGTGGGGCGATTATTGGAGAATGGCTGCATATTGAAGAAGGATTAAACCGGTTGGGAGCCTGGATTGGCAGTAAGTTTACCTCAAGTGGTGATGATTTTAGTATTGCCCAAGGGTTTATTACTGCTTCCCTTATTTTTGGTATTGGTGCCATGTCCGTAATTGGTGCATTGGACAGTGGAATTCGGGGTGACCATGAAATTTTAATTACAAAGGGAATCATCGATGGGTTTGTGGCTCTGGTACTGACAACCACACTTGGATTTGGTGTCATATTTTCTGTTATCCCTGTGCTGGTTTATGAAGGTTCGATTGCTTTATTAGCGACACAAATCGAAAATTGGCTTCCTAAAGCATTCCTGGATGGATTTATTATTGAACTTACTGCAGTGGGCGGGCTAATGATTGTAGCTATTGGACTTAATCTATTAAAATTGACCAGCATCCGGATTGGCAATTTATTACCCGCCCTCGTGACTGTTGGAATTGTATTTTATATTTATCAGCTATTTTGA
- the mnmG gene encoding tRNA uridine-5-carboxymethylaminomethyl(34) synthesis enzyme MnmG has translation MVYDAGHYDVIVIGAGHAGCEAGVAAARMGAKTLMLSLNLDMVAFMPCNPSLGGPAKGIVVREIDALGGVMAKVIDKTYIQMRMLNTRKGPAVRALRAQADKPLYIREMKKTLENEENLTLRQGMVDKLIIEDGVCKGVITETKAAYHAENVIITTGTFMRGKVLMGDLEYESGPNNQRPSIKLSEHLEELGFEITRFKTGTPPRVNSHTIDYSKTEIQPGDVKAQGFSYETTEYITDQIPCWLTYTNEFTHQIINDNLSLSAMYSGAKRGTGPRYCPSIEDKIVRFNDKPRHQIFLEPEGRETEEVYVQGLSTSLPESVQHEMVKSVPGLENAEIMRAGYAIEYDTIVPTQLWPTLETKKIPGLFTAGQINGTSGYEEAAAQGMMAGINAAAKVLGKDPLILDRSQAYIGVLIDDLVTKGTKEPYRLLTSRAEYRLLLRHDNADLRLTEIGYQLGLIKEERYQAYLEKNRLVEQEKERLRKIIVKPEDNVQALLKEVNATPLKEAVRAADLLKRPEMTYELLERVIETDDTLTAIVKEQVEIQIMYEGYIKKANEQVERMLKMEDKKIPDNLDYDDINGIATEARQKLKKVRPLSVGQASRISGVNPSDVSILLVYIEQGKIARVAN, from the coding sequence ATGGTATATGATGCAGGACATTATGACGTCATTGTCATCGGTGCAGGTCATGCCGGATGCGAGGCAGGTGTAGCTGCTGCCCGCATGGGTGCGAAAACATTAATGTTGTCCCTTAATCTGGATATGGTCGCATTTATGCCATGTAACCCATCACTTGGTGGTCCAGCAAAAGGGATTGTTGTACGGGAAATTGACGCCCTTGGTGGGGTTATGGCAAAAGTGATCGACAAAACATATATCCAAATGCGGATGTTAAATACCAGAAAAGGACCTGCAGTGAGAGCCTTACGTGCACAGGCGGATAAGCCATTATATATTCGAGAAATGAAAAAAACATTGGAAAATGAGGAAAACCTGACCCTTCGCCAAGGCATGGTTGACAAATTAATCATTGAAGATGGTGTATGTAAAGGCGTTATAACGGAAACAAAAGCAGCGTATCATGCTGAAAATGTAATTATCACTACTGGCACATTTATGCGCGGAAAAGTGTTAATGGGGGATCTGGAATATGAAAGTGGCCCCAACAACCAACGTCCATCGATCAAACTTTCTGAACACCTGGAGGAACTTGGTTTTGAAATTACCCGGTTCAAGACAGGTACACCACCACGGGTAAATAGTCATACGATCGACTATTCGAAAACAGAGATACAACCAGGTGATGTGAAAGCACAAGGATTTTCTTATGAAACGACGGAATATATTACTGACCAAATTCCATGCTGGCTCACGTATACAAATGAATTCACACACCAGATTATTAATGATAATCTGAGTCTTTCTGCGATGTATTCTGGAGCAAAACGTGGTACTGGCCCACGATATTGTCCTTCCATTGAAGATAAAATTGTTCGTTTTAATGATAAGCCTCGCCATCAAATCTTCTTGGAACCAGAAGGAAGAGAAACAGAGGAAGTATATGTCCAGGGATTATCAACCTCTTTACCGGAGTCTGTTCAGCATGAAATGGTAAAATCCGTGCCAGGTCTGGAAAATGCTGAAATCATGCGGGCTGGATATGCGATTGAATATGACACGATTGTACCAACACAACTTTGGCCAACATTGGAAACGAAAAAGATTCCTGGTTTGTTTACCGCCGGGCAAATTAATGGCACATCGGGATATGAAGAAGCCGCTGCTCAAGGGATGATGGCCGGGATCAATGCAGCAGCCAAGGTATTGGGAAAAGATCCATTAATTTTGGACCGCTCACAAGCATACATTGGCGTGTTAATTGATGACCTGGTTACCAAAGGAACAAAGGAACCATATCGTTTGTTGACATCCCGTGCTGAATATCGCCTGCTGTTACGTCATGATAATGCAGATTTGCGTCTAACGGAAATCGGCTATCAGTTGGGCTTGATTAAAGAAGAACGGTATCAAGCGTATCTGGAGAAAAACCGGTTGGTAGAACAGGAAAAAGAACGGCTTAGAAAAATTATCGTAAAACCGGAAGACAATGTTCAGGCATTGTTAAAGGAAGTAAATGCGACACCACTAAAAGAAGCAGTTAGGGCAGCAGACTTGTTAAAACGTCCGGAAATGACCTATGAACTCCTTGAACGGGTAATTGAAACGGATGACACCTTAACAGCGATTGTCAAGGAACAGGTCGAAATCCAAATCATGTATGAGGGTTATATTAAAAAAGCCAATGAACAGGTAGAACGCATGTTGAAGATGGAAGATAAGAAAATACCGGATAACCTTGATTATGACGATATTAATGGTATTGCTACCGAAGCAAGACAAAAACTGAAAAAGGTACGACCACTATCTGTTGGCCAGGCATCAAGGATTTCCGGAGTGAACCCATCAGATGTGTCTATTTTGCTCGTCTATATTGAACAAGGAAAAATAGCACGAGTGGCAAATTAA
- the rsmG gene encoding 16S rRNA (guanine(527)-N(7))-methyltransferase RsmG, whose protein sequence is MNPEQFVTELGKHGIKLSKKQIKQFALYFNTLIEWNEKINLTALTLETDVYLKHFYDSITAAFYYDFANNQHICDVGAGAGFPSIPLKICFPDLHVTIVDSLKKRIGFLEHLATTLDLNNVAFYHDRAESFGRKSTFREKFDVVIARAVARLSVLSELCLPLCKQNGVFLAMKGAQTNEEVTDAKPALAQLGGDTPNVHTFALPEENSERAIIFVNKIGKTPSKYPRKPGLPNKKPLS, encoded by the coding sequence ATGAATCCAGAGCAATTTGTTACTGAATTAGGCAAGCATGGGATAAAATTGAGTAAAAAACAAATAAAACAGTTTGCTTTGTACTTCAACACCTTAATTGAGTGGAATGAAAAAATAAATTTAACGGCATTAACATTGGAAACAGATGTCTATTTAAAGCACTTCTATGACTCCATTACTGCTGCATTTTATTATGACTTTGCAAACAATCAGCATATTTGTGATGTGGGTGCTGGTGCTGGATTCCCAAGCATCCCGCTCAAAATATGTTTTCCAGATTTGCACGTCACTATTGTTGATTCACTTAAAAAACGGATTGGGTTTCTGGAACATTTGGCAACAACGCTTGATTTGAACAATGTCGCCTTTTACCATGACCGGGCCGAAAGCTTTGGGAGAAAATCGACATTTCGGGAAAAATTTGATGTTGTTATTGCTCGTGCCGTGGCCAGATTGTCAGTTTTAAGTGAATTATGTTTACCATTGTGCAAACAAAATGGCGTTTTTCTAGCTATGAAGGGTGCACAAACAAACGAAGAAGTAACTGATGCAAAGCCGGCACTGGCACAATTGGGTGGCGATACGCCCAATGTACATACGTTTGCATTACCAGAGGAAAATAGTGAACGTGCGATTATTTTTGTCAATAAAATAGGCAAAACCCCCTCCAAATACCCAAGAAAACCAGGTTTGCCAAATAAAAAGCCATTATCATGA